From the Streptococcus sanguinis genome, the window CTGAAATTGAGCCTGCAAGAGTTCCCGCCCTTTGGAGATAGATAGCTCCTTGTCTTGATTTTTAAAGAACTGACGGATTTTATTTCTGGCCTTGCTGGTCTTGACAATATTGAGCCAGTCGCGGCTCGGTCCGAAGGAGTTAGCGTTGGTGATGATTTCCACCTGATCACCTGTCCTAAGCTTGGTTGTCAGGGGCACCATGCGGCCATTGACCTTGGCTCCTGTGGCTTTCTCGCCGACCTTAGTGTGGATCTCATAGGCAAAGTCAATCGGACCCGAGTCCTTAGGCAGAGAACGCACCGCTCCATCTGGTGTGAAGACGTAGATTTCCTCAGCCAGATAGCTCTCCTTGACCGAGTCAACGAAGTCCTTGGCATTGTTAGACTGGTCCTGCAGTTCCATCAGCTCCTTGATCCAGTTCATCCCGATGGCTGATTCTTTGCTGTCTACCTGTCCCTTGACCCCTTTCTTGTAAGCCCAGTGAGCCGCAACCCCATACTCAGCGACCTCATGCATTTCCTTGGTCCGAATCTGAAACTCAATCGGACCTTTGGGTCCATAAACGGTCGTGTGGATAGACTGATAGCCATTGGCCTTGCGGTTGGCAATATAATCCTTGAACCGCCCCGGCATAGGACGCCAAAGCTCATGAATATAGCCCAGCATGGCATAAACATCACTTTGAGTATCCAAGATACAGCGAATGGCGATTAAATCATAAATCTCATCAAAACGCTTCTTCTTGTCCTGCATCTTACGATAGATCGAGTAGATATGCTTGGGCCGGCCATAAATCTTACCGTGCAGATTGCGCTCGCCAGCATAGGTCTCAATCTTCTGAACCACCTCTTCTACCAGTTCTTCACGCTCCCGACGCTTCTCCTTCATCATGTGGGAAATTTTGTAAAATTCCACTTCATTGAGATAACGGAAGGACAAATCTTCCAGCTCCCACTTGACACTGGAAATCCCCAGGCGATGAGCCAAGGGGGCGTAGATTTCCATTGTTTCTCGGGAAATCCGCTCCTGCTTATCCTTGCGCAGATGCTTGAGCGTCCGCATATTGTGGAGACGGTCTGCCAGTTTGACCAAAATAACCCGGATATCCTCCGACATGGCCATCAGCATCTTACGGTGATTTTCTGCCAGCTGCTCCTCGTGGGATTTGTACTTGACCTTACCCAGCTTGGTAACCCCATCCACAATCACGCGGACATCCGTCCCAAACTCTCTTTCCAAATCATCCAGCGTCGCACGGGTATCCTCGACCACATCATGAAGAAAGCCGCAGGCAACCGTTACCGCATCCAGCTTGAGCTTGGCCAAAATCCCTGCCACCTGAATGGGATGCACAATATAAGGCTCACCTGACCTGCGAAACTGCCCGCTGTGACAGTCAATCGCATAGATCAAAGCTTTCTGTATAAAGGCCACATCCTCCGCAGCCAGATATTTTCTAGTAAGGGCCAATACCTGATCGCCCGTCAAATTCACTTCTTTTGGCATCTCGTCTCTCCAATTCCTGCCTACTATTTTATCACTTTTAACCCGATATGAAAACCTAGAAGACGGTTCATATAAAAACCCGCCTTAAACGGGCGGGAGTTATCCGATGCGAGGCTGGTAAAAACAAAGCCTTACTTATTATCCTGCAATTCCTGAACACCACTTCTCTTTTGCTGGGCACTTTCTTTGACTTGTCACCGATTTTATAACTAGTATATTCTTGCCAAGCAATCTTATTCTTTACTTCATCATTGTAAAACATCGAAATCACTCCTTAAGTAAATCTTGAAATTTCTTTGATTTTGACATTCCTACTGTACTAATTGGTTCGTCTTCCCCATATTTTTGAATGCCAAACTTACCTATAATATCTTGGTTTTCATTGATTACAATATGAAACATGATTCCGCCCATAGGATTATGACGGATGGTCTTGTCATCTATTTTATAAGAACGAATCTTCCCCTTATCCGTTAAAGCATGAGGGTCTAATTTTTTTAATTTCTTTTCTATTAAATTCTTCACTTCCTCACTGTGGACAATCTTTACCATCTCATTCTGAAATTCTTGATTTTTGTGCGCCATATACATTCCTCCTCCCAAACAAACAGCCACAAACAAACTGACGATAATTAGTATAATTTTATTCTTTTTCTTCATTAGACACTCCTACGACTATTATAATTTAGTATGTGGTATAGGTTTTGCGATTCCAATTAAAGCAAGAGGTTTTCGCTATAGCTAGAATAGTGAATCACTTGTCATCACTCCCCTACCAAAGCTTGCAAACCTGCCGATTCACTCATACCAACTGAACTTAGTTGCTCACTTCCGCCATCTTTTTGAATTCCCATTTTCCCAAACATACTTATACTATCATTAATGATGATATCAAACATAATGCCTCCCATTGGATTATGTTTAATGGAGCTATCATCTATTTTATAAGAACGAATTTTTCCTTTCTCCGTTAAAGCATTTGGATCAATTGCTTTTAATTCTTCCACAATCAATTTCTTTACTTCCTCACTGTGGACAATTCTTATCATCTCATTCTGGAATTCTTGATTTTTGTAAGTCAAGTATATTCCTCCTCCCAGACAAAGAACTAAAAACAAGCTAACAACTGATAAGATAATTTTATGTTTTTGCTTCATTAGACACTCCTACGACTATTATAATTTAGTATGTGGTATAGGTTTTGCAATTCCAATTAAAGCAAGAGGTTTTCGCTATAACTAGAATACTGAATCACTTGTCGTCACTTTCCAACAACGCCCGCAAACCTGCTGATTCAGTCATACCTTCCGTACGAATTTTCCCATTCTCACCATCCATTCGAAGACCAGTCTTCCCAACCATACTTATACTATCATTAATGATAATATGAAACATAATTCCCCCCATCGGATTATGCTTAATGGAGCTATCATCTATTTTATAAGAGTGAATCTTCCCTTTGTCTGTTAACGCATTTGGATCTTTTCTTTTTAAATCTTCTTCAATCAACTCCCTCACTTCCTCACTATGGACAATTCTGAACATTTCATTCTGGAATTCTTGGTTTTTGTGAGCTAGGTAGAGACCTACTCCTATGCAAGCAGTCACAAACAAGCTGATAACTGATAAGATAATTTTATGTTTTTGCTTCATACGTTCACCTCTAAATAAAGAAATCTCCTTATGACTCCTTGGTCATCACTCCTCTAGCAACTTCTGAAGACCTTTTGACCTATCCATACCAACAGTTCGTATGTCCTCATTCTCTCCATATTTTCTAAGGCCTGTTGACCCAACAATATCAGGGTCATCATTAATGACAATATCAAACATAATGCCTCCCATTGGATTGTGACGAATGCTCTTATCATCAATTTTATAGGATTGAATTTTCCCCTTATCTGTTAAAGCATGAGAATCTATTTTTTTTAATTTCTTTTCTATTAGATTCTTCACTTTCTTACTGTGGACAATTCTTGTCATCTCATTCTGAAATTCATGATTTTTATGAGCTAGGTATAGGCCTACTCCCAGCAATATCAGTACACTTAGGCCAATAAGCCCCATAATTCTATTTCTTCTCTTAGACATATAAACATTCCTCAATCTTTATCAGTTTCATTATATAATATATTTCCCCAAAAGCAAAAACCCGCCTTAAACGGGCGGGTTGTGGTGAAGAAAGTGATGAACTTCTTCCTTGATAAATTGACAATAAGCATAGACAAGGTAGCAAGTAGATGCCACACCTAAAAGGGCGACAAACAACTCAAATAAGGCAGACATAGTCATGGCGAACCTCCTCTCCTTATCAGGCAAAAAATGCAGATACGCTTCCCAGTTTAGGCAGTCTGATTTTTTCCGTTTTATTTCCCTTTCCGACTTACCCAAGTGAGCTCATCACTATTATACCAAAATACGAAAGCGGATACAATAGTGGTAAATCTTGGAGCATTCTGTTTTAGTTTATATTCTCATATTTGCAACTTATGAAGCTTCCAGTCAATTTTATTAAGTTTTAATTTATGAACTTCTCTTGATGAGAGCGCTTTAATATAGTATAATATAAGTCTGAAATTCATTTTAACAAAGGAGATATTATGTCTAAATCATCCCTTCAAAAAACGGTTGTGCTTTTGAGCGCAGCGACTCTTGCGGCAGCTGTAAATGCTGTTCAAGCTGATGAGAATGCTCCAGCAGTCACCGCTAATCCTGCTCCAGTAGAAAGCAGCGCAGCGGAAGTAAAACCAACGACTGCTGCAAGTCCTACTGAAGCTACTGCGACACCAGAGAGCACGGAGCCTAGCTCTGCTATTTCCCCAGAAAATGCCAGCGGAAACGCTGATGCTCTGATGGCTATGGCTCGCAATGTCGCAGCTACTGAGGATACTAAGCCCGTGGAGGGACAGACTGTCGAGCTTCGTATCTTGGCAACGACTGACCTCCATACCAACTTGGTCAACTACGACTACTATCAGGACAAGCCGGTGGAGACCTTGGGACTGGCTAAAACAGCCGTGCTGATCGAGAAAGCAAAGAAAGAAAATCCAAATGTCCTCTTGGTCGACAATGGCGATACCATCCAAGGAACGCCGCTTGGAACCTATAAGGCCATTGTAGATCCTGTGGAGAAGGGCGAGCAGCACCCTATGTACGCTGCTCTGCAAGCTCTGGGCTTTGAAGCTGGTACGCTAGGAAACCATGAGTTCAACTATGGTCTGGACTATCTGAACCGTGTGATTGAGACAGCCGGCATGCCTCTTGTCAATGCCAATGTGCTGGATCCAGCGACTGGTAAATTCATCTATCAGCCTTACAAAATCATCGAAAAGACCTTTACGGATACACAAGGCCGCTTGACGACTGTCAAGATTGGTGTGACAGGGATTGTACCGCCACAAATCCTCAACTGGGATAAAGCAAACCTAGAAGGAAAAGTGGTCGTTCGCGATTCTGTTGAGGCTATTCGAGACATCATTCCTGAGATGCGCAAGGCAGGTGCAGACATCACTTTGGTGCTTTCTCACTCTGGTATCGGAGATGACAAGTATGAAAAAGGCGAGGAAAATGAAGGTTATCAAATCGCTAGCCTGCCAGGTGTGGATGCTGTTGTAACGGGCCACTCCCACGCCGAATTCCCAAGCGGAAATGGAACTGGTTTCTACGAAAAATATCCTGGTGTAGACGGTGTCAACGGGAAAATCAACGGCACTCCAGTAACCATGGCTGGAAAATACGGCGACCATCTGGGCGTCATTGACCTCAAGCTAAACTATACCGACGGTAAATGGAAAGTCACTGACAGCAAGGGCTCCATCCGCAAGGTGGATACCAAGTCTAATGTAGCAGATCAGCGCGTCATTGACATTGCTAAGGAATCCCATCAAGGGACTATCAACTATGTCCGACAGCAAGTCGGTACAACGACTGCACCGATTACAAGCTACTTCTCTCTGGTCAAAGACGATCCATCTGTGCAAATCGTCAATAATGCTCAGCTTTGGTATGCTAAGCAAGAGCTGGCTGGCACGCCTGAAGCCAACCTTCCTATCCTGTCTGCAGCTGCTCCTTTCAAGGCGGGAACTCGCGGGGATGCAACGGCCTACACAGACATTCCAGCTGGTCCTATTGCCATCAAGAACGTAGCAGATCTCTATCTTTATGATAATGTCACAGCTATCCTCAAGGTCAACGGTGCCCAGCTCAAAGAATGGTTGGAAATGTCAGCTGGCCAGTTCAACACCATTGACCCAAATAATAACCAACCGCAAAATCTGGTCAATACTGACTACCGGACTTATAACTTTGATGTTATTGACGGTGTTACCTATGAGTTTGACATTACCCAGCCGAACAAATACGACCGCGAAGGCAAGCTGGCAAATCCAAATGCCAGCCGGGTCCGCGACCTTAAATATCAAGGCAAAGAGATTGACCCCAATCAGGAATTTATCGTCGTGACCAACAACTACCGGTCCAACGGTAACTTCCCAGGTGTTCGAGAAGCCAGCCTCAACCGCCTGCTCAATCTGGAAAACCGCCAAGCTATCATCAACTATATCTTAGCTGTCAAAAATATCAATCCAAGTGCAGATCAGAACTGGCATTTCGCTGATACCATCAAGGGACTGGACCTGCGCTTCCTGACAGCTGATAAGGCCAAGAACTTGATTGGTACTGACGGAGACATCGTCTATCTAGCAACCTCTGCCCAAGAAGGATTCGGCGAATACAAATTCGTCTACGTCGCACCGAAAACTGAACCGGTTCCTATTGAGCAACCAAGCTCTCCTACTATCGCAGTTGAAGCAGCCAACCTGCAGCATAGTAGAGTAGACTTCCCTGTCTTGACTGCTGTTGACCCTAGCACAAACAAGCAAGCATCCCACAGACAGGCAGGAACAGAAAGCCTCCCAGCAACCGGAGAAAAGACATCCTCGCTCGGACTCTTGGGACTTGTCATGACCGGACTTGCAGGAATCTTCGCCTTCAAAAAACGTGAAAGACAATAATGATTAAAAAATCAGCAGCCAAAATGGCTGCTGATTTTGCTTTTTAGAGACTGTCATTGCTCAATTCCAACAAAACACTGACTGCCGTCAAGGCGTAAAGCGGAGCTGTTTCAGCCCGCAGGATACGTGGACCTAGACCAGCCGATACAGCGCCTGCTTGGTCAAAGGCTGCTATTTCATCTGGCGAGAGACCGCCCTCCGGTCCGAAGATAAAGAGCACTTTTGCGCCGGCTGCCAAGCCTGACAGAGCACTGACTAGAGCTGCAGTTTCTCCTGCTTTGGCCGATTCTTCATAGGCCACGATGATGCGGTCAAAATCTGCCAAGGTCGCCAGGAAGTCTGCTTTTTTATTAAAGAGCCGAATCTCAGGAATCAGATTTCGCTTACTCTGCTCCGCTGCTCCCTGAGCAATTTTCTCTAGCTTTTCACTCTTTTTAGCCAGCTTTTTGCCATCCCACTTGGCCACCGACCAGTCCGCTGGAAAAGCCCAGATAGCACTGGCTCCTAGCTCCGTTACCTTCTGAGTGATAAACTCTAATTTATCACCCTTGGGAAAGCCTGAAGCAATGGTTACTTGAACCGGCAGCTCGGTATTGTCTGCTAGCTCCTCCAAGATTTCCAAGCTCTGTTGACTGGGGTCCAAAACCCGAGCCAGTCGCTTCACGCCATCATCAAAGACTAGTGTAACTTGGTCGCCCTCTTTGAGGCGCATGACTGAAAACATATGTTTGGCCGTGTCCTTATCCGTGACCGCCAGAGGAGACTGAGGACTTCCTTTTATAAAATACTGCTGCATCTAACCACCTATCACGCCTGAAATGTCTTGCGTTTTCTTAAAGACACAGGCATTCCACTCGCCCTGAATCATATGAGTTTCTAGGAAAAATCCTGCTGCTTCTGCTGACTCGCGCACCATTTCCCACTTCTCAGAAATAATCCCACTCATAATCAGATAGCCCTCATCCTTGACCAAACGGTAGGCATCCTCTGTCAGATGGACGAGAATATCGGCCAAGATGTTGGCAACAATGACATCCGCCTCGATTTCTACGCCTCGAAGAAGATTACCCGGTGCCACATGGATGTTCTCCATACCTGGATTGAGCTCAATATTTTCCTGAGCCACGCGCACCGCCACCTCGTCTAAATCATAAGCGTAGATGTCCTTAGCGCCCAAGAGAGAGCTGGCAATGGAGAGAACGCCACTGCCTGTACCCACATCCAGCACCGTTTCTCCGCCTCGTAAGACCTGCTCCAAAGCAAAGAGGCTCATCTTGGTCGTTGGGTGAGTGCCCGTACCAAAGGCCATGCCAGGATCCAGCTTGATAATCTTCTCACCAGCTGTCGCCTCATACTCCGTCCATGACGGCACAATTGTCAAGTCATGGGTAATCCGAGCCGGCTCAAAGTATTTCTTCCAATTGTCCGCCCAGTCTTCCTCAGCCAGTTCCTGCCGAGTCAGCTGAATATCGCCCGTCTCCAATCCGAAGCCATCCAGCTCAGTCAGACGCTCATTGGCCTGGGCTGCAACAGCCTCTATATCCACAGAATCCGGATAGTAGCCGGTAATCCGAACCCGCTCGCTCTGCTCAACTTCTGGAAAAAGCTCACCATACTGGTCGACCTGCCCCAGATAATCTGCGCTGTCATCGATAGCCACGCCCTGACTGCCCAGCTCGATCAGAATATTCGAGGCTGCTTCCTCCGCCTCACGCTTCACTTCAATCGTTAATTCCTGCCAAGTGTCCATCATTAAAATACCAAGCCCGTAAAACACAGAGTCAAAATAGGAAATTCTCTGACAAGTCTTATGTCTAAGAGAACCTTATCTTTTTGCCACAGTGTTTAGGGCGGGTTCAGTTTAGAAATTTAACTGAACAATCCTTTCTTTGTTTATTTCATTGTCTTCGTCATGTAAACCATATCCATGCCCTCTTTTTCGGGCTCCGTATGGGTCTGATGATAGCCGTTTTTCTCATAAAAAGCCACCATGCCTTTATCCTGGAAAACCGTACACAAATCCCATTTCATAATGGTAGAGAATGTCTCCTCTATCAGGCCAAGCCCCTCAGAGCCATATCCTTTATTCTGGTGCTCTGGCAAAATCGCCACTGTCCCAATCCAGCCTGCTGTCTGTTCATCATTTGTATTCAAGCGGATAAAGCCCAGAATCTTCTCGCCGTCTTTGACAAAATAATAAAAACTATTGGGCCGCTCAACCAGCTTCCAGCGAATCCGCTCTCGCTCCTCCAGATAGGGGTCGTATTGATCCTGATATTTTTCATAAACAGCCTTAAAACTCGCTCGCTGAATGGCAATAATGGTCTCTAAATCCTCAGCTCCCGCCCGCTCAATATGAATCATGCTCGCACCTCCAAATAATCTCTTAACCTGTCCTGCAGCTGCGGAATAACCTTTTCATCTGCTAAAAACTGGCTCACATCCATCATCTGATAAGCCTGGCCCTCATCACCAAAGATGATGCTGGCAAATTCTTCCTGAGTGATGGTTCCCACCATAAAAATAGAGGTTTTTTCTGGATCAAGCATTCCTTGATATTCCTTAGCCCAGTCAATAGCCGCTTCTTCAAGCTTAAAACTAAGCTCTTCGAAAACTTCCCTTTGGACACATTCAAAAGGCGTTTCCTCGTCCTCGCGGCCACCGCCCGGTAACTCCCACATATTGAGCCAAGGAATGGTTGAAATATCGTCTCGCAAGATAGTCAGTAGCTTATCATCACAGAGCAAGGCAATCTTGCAGCCAGAAAACTCCATCTGTTTGTGCAGCAAATCTAGTCCTTCTTCATCTGTCATCAGCGCCTCCTAATACCTCGGATATGAATAAAATTCTGTCTCAGCCAAGTCAGCTCTGCCATTTTCAAAAGCCTCAGCATTCCAAGCCATCTCAAACTCTGCCGCCTCTGAATCTGCTAAAAAGTCCATGAGCGCATCAAGGCCAGACTCAGCTGTTTGGCTTAGGAAATCCACGAAATAAGCCAAAAACTCCCGTGACAGCCCTTTCTTCGGCTCATAGGGCAGGGCAGCCAGATAGTCCTCGGCCTCAAAACGAGACTTGACCGGATTATAGAAAAGCACGGCTTCCTCAAAGTAAATATCCTCAGCCGAGGCATTGCCCTCAGCATCAACCGTCTCAATCCCGCCTGGATTTTGCACCTCAAGAAGAAAGGCTACTTCCACCGCGTGATTCTTCTTGTCCCAGTTTATCTCATAGTCAAAAGGAAAGCTCTTCCCCATTTCCTCGTCCAATATCTCCAAAAAACCGTACTTAGCCATGATTTCCTCTTTTCATTGTGATAAAATATTACTATCTACAATAGTAACACAAAAAGCCAAGAAAAACACTTGCAGAAAGGAAATCTTATGCCAGAAAACCTAGCCCTGCGCATGCGGCCTACTGACATTGACCAGATCATCGGCCAGCAGCATCTGGTCGGACCTGGAAAAATCATCCGTCGCATGGTTGAAGCTAACCGCCTGTCCTCGATGATCCTCTACGGACCACCCGGCATCGGCAAGACCTCTATCGCCTCGGCTATTGCCGGCACAACTAAATACGCCTTTCGGACCTTTAACGCCACCGTAGATAGCAAGAAACGCCTGCAGGAAATCGCTGAAGAAGCGAAATTTTCCGGCGGACTGGTGCTCCTGCTGGACGAGATTCACCGCTTGGACAAGACCAAGCAAGACTTTCTACTGCCGCTATTAGAAAGCGGTCTGGTCATCATGATTGGAGCGACGACAGAAAATCCTTTCTTTTCTGTCACTCCTGCTATCAGAAGCCGCGTTCAGATATTTGAGCTTGAACCCCTAAGCAACGACGACATCCGGATGGCCATTCAGCTAGCCTTGAAGGATAAGGAAAGAGGATTTGATTTCCCAGTGGAGCTAGACGATGAAGCTCTAGACTTTATTGGCATCTCTACCAACGGAGACCTGCGCTCCGCCTATAATTCGCTGGATTTAGCCGTGCTCTCTACCCCAGAAGATGACAAGGGCATTCGCCACATCACGCTCGATGTCATGGAAAACAGCCTG encodes:
- a CDS encoding DUF3013 family protein; protein product: MAKYGFLEILDEEMGKSFPFDYEINWDKKNHAVEVAFLLEVQNPGGIETVDAEGNASAEDIYFEEAVLFYNPVKSRFEAEDYLAALPYEPKKGLSREFLAYFVDFLSQTAESGLDALMDFLADSEAAEFEMAWNAEAFENGRADLAETEFYSYPRY
- a CDS encoding replication-associated recombination protein A translates to MPENLALRMRPTDIDQIIGQQHLVGPGKIIRRMVEANRLSSMILYGPPGIGKTSIASAIAGTTKYAFRTFNATVDSKKRLQEIAEEAKFSGGLVLLLDEIHRLDKTKQDFLLPLLESGLVIMIGATTENPFFSVTPAIRSRVQIFELEPLSNDDIRMAIQLALKDKERGFDFPVELDDEALDFIGISTNGDLRSAYNSLDLAVLSTPEDDKGIRHITLDVMENSLQKSYITMDKDGDGHYDVLSALQKSIRGSDVNASLHYAARLVEAGDLPSLARRLTVIAYEDIGLANPDAQVHTVTALEAAQRIGFPEARILIANIVIDLALSPKSNSAYLAMDKALADLRKNGNLPIPRHLRDGHYAGSKELGNAQGYLYPHSYPGNWVKQDYLPDKIKDANYFTPNENGKYERALGLTKDKIDDLKK
- the prmA gene encoding 50S ribosomal protein L11 methyltransferase, whose protein sequence is MDTWQELTIEVKREAEEAASNILIELGSQGVAIDDSADYLGQVDQYGELFPEVEQSERVRITGYYPDSVDIEAVAAQANERLTELDGFGLETGDIQLTRQELAEEDWADNWKKYFEPARITHDLTIVPSWTEYEATAGEKIIKLDPGMAFGTGTHPTTKMSLFALEQVLRGGETVLDVGTGSGVLSIASSLLGAKDIYAYDLDEVAVRVAQENIELNPGMENIHVAPGNLLRGVEIEADVIVANILADILVHLTEDAYRLVKDEGYLIMSGIISEKWEMVRESAEAAGFFLETHMIQGEWNACVFKKTQDISGVIGG
- a CDS encoding DUF1310 family protein; the encoded protein is MSKRRNRIMGLIGLSVLILLGVGLYLAHKNHEFQNEMTRIVHSKKVKNLIEKKLKKIDSHALTDKGKIQSYKIDDKSIRHNPMGGIMFDIVINDDPDIVGSTGLRKYGENEDIRTVGMDRSKGLQKLLEE
- a CDS encoding GNAT family N-acetyltransferase translates to MIHIERAGAEDLETIIAIQRASFKAVYEKYQDQYDPYLEERERIRWKLVERPNSFYYFVKDGEKILGFIRLNTNDEQTAGWIGTVAILPEHQNKGYGSEGLGLIEETFSTIMKWDLCTVFQDKGMVAFYEKNGYHQTHTEPEKEGMDMVYMTKTMK
- a CDS encoding RelA/SpoT family protein, encoding MPKEVNLTGDQVLALTRKYLAAEDVAFIQKALIYAIDCHSGQFRRSGEPYIVHPIQVAGILAKLKLDAVTVACGFLHDVVEDTRATLDDLEREFGTDVRVIVDGVTKLGKVKYKSHEEQLAENHRKMLMAMSEDIRVILVKLADRLHNMRTLKHLRKDKQERISRETMEIYAPLAHRLGISSVKWELEDLSFRYLNEVEFYKISHMMKEKRREREELVEEVVQKIETYAGERNLHGKIYGRPKHIYSIYRKMQDKKKRFDEIYDLIAIRCILDTQSDVYAMLGYIHELWRPMPGRFKDYIANRKANGYQSIHTTVYGPKGPIEFQIRTKEMHEVAEYGVAAHWAYKKGVKGQVDSKESAIGMNWIKELMELQDQSNNAKDFVDSVKESYLAEEIYVFTPDGAVRSLPKDSGPIDFAYEIHTKVGEKATGAKVNGRMVPLTTKLRTGDQVEIITNANSFGPSRDWLNIVKTSKARNKIRQFFKNQDKELSISKGRELLQAQFQEHGYVANKYMDKKHMEEVLQKTSYKTEEALFAAIGFGEIGAISIFNRLTEKERREEERAKARAEAEELVKGGEVKVENKKDTLKVKHEGGVVIQGASGLLIRIAKCCNPVPGDDIVGYITKGRGVAIHRQDCMNLKAQENYEQRLIDVEWEDNNTTKEYTAHIDIYGLNRSGLLNDVLQVLSNTTKNISTVNAQPTKDMKFANIHVSFGIANLSMLTTVVDKIKSVPEVYSVKRTNG
- a CDS encoding DUF1310 family protein, with protein sequence MKQKHKIILSVVSLFLVLCLGGGIYLTYKNQEFQNEMIRIVHSEEVKKLIVEELKAIDPNALTEKGKIRSYKIDDSSIKHNPMGGIMFDIIINDSISMFGKMGIQKDGGSEQLSSVGMSESAGLQALVGE
- a CDS encoding DUF1310 family protein, with translation MKQKHKIILSVISLFVTACIGVGLYLAHKNQEFQNEMFRIVHSEEVRELIEEDLKRKDPNALTDKGKIHSYKIDDSSIKHNPMGGIMFHIIINDSISMVGKTGLRMDGENGKIRTEGMTESAGLRALLESDDK
- a CDS encoding 16S rRNA (uracil(1498)-N(3))-methyltransferase; the encoded protein is MQQYFIKGSPQSPLAVTDKDTAKHMFSVMRLKEGDQVTLVFDDGVKRLARVLDPSQQSLEILEELADNTELPVQVTIASGFPKGDKLEFITQKVTELGASAIWAFPADWSVAKWDGKKLAKKSEKLEKIAQGAAEQSKRNLIPEIRLFNKKADFLATLADFDRIIVAYEESAKAGETAALVSALSGLAAGAKVLFIFGPEGGLSPDEIAAFDQAGAVSAGLGPRILRAETAPLYALTAVSVLLELSNDSL
- a CDS encoding DUF1310 family protein yields the protein MKKKNKIILIIVSLFVAVCLGGGMYMAHKNQEFQNEMVKIVHSEEVKNLIEKKLKKLDPHALTDKGKIRSYKIDDKTIRHNPMGGIMFHIVINENQDIIGKFGIQKYGEDEPISTVGMSKSKKFQDLLKE
- a CDS encoding bifunctional 2',3'-cyclic-nucleotide 2'-phosphodiesterase/3'-nucleotidase — translated: MSKSSLQKTVVLLSAATLAAAVNAVQADENAPAVTANPAPVESSAAEVKPTTAASPTEATATPESTEPSSAISPENASGNADALMAMARNVAATEDTKPVEGQTVELRILATTDLHTNLVNYDYYQDKPVETLGLAKTAVLIEKAKKENPNVLLVDNGDTIQGTPLGTYKAIVDPVEKGEQHPMYAALQALGFEAGTLGNHEFNYGLDYLNRVIETAGMPLVNANVLDPATGKFIYQPYKIIEKTFTDTQGRLTTVKIGVTGIVPPQILNWDKANLEGKVVVRDSVEAIRDIIPEMRKAGADITLVLSHSGIGDDKYEKGEENEGYQIASLPGVDAVVTGHSHAEFPSGNGTGFYEKYPGVDGVNGKINGTPVTMAGKYGDHLGVIDLKLNYTDGKWKVTDSKGSIRKVDTKSNVADQRVIDIAKESHQGTINYVRQQVGTTTAPITSYFSLVKDDPSVQIVNNAQLWYAKQELAGTPEANLPILSAAAPFKAGTRGDATAYTDIPAGPIAIKNVADLYLYDNVTAILKVNGAQLKEWLEMSAGQFNTIDPNNNQPQNLVNTDYRTYNFDVIDGVTYEFDITQPNKYDREGKLANPNASRVRDLKYQGKEIDPNQEFIVVTNNYRSNGNFPGVREASLNRLLNLENRQAIINYILAVKNINPSADQNWHFADTIKGLDLRFLTADKAKNLIGTDGDIVYLATSAQEGFGEYKFVYVAPKTEPVPIEQPSSPTIAVEAANLQHSRVDFPVLTAVDPSTNKQASHRQAGTESLPATGEKTSSLGLLGLVMTGLAGIFAFKKRERQ
- a CDS encoding NUDIX hydrolase — encoded protein: MTDEEGLDLLHKQMEFSGCKIALLCDDKLLTILRDDISTIPWLNMWELPGGGREDEETPFECVQREVFEELSFKLEEAAIDWAKEYQGMLDPEKTSIFMVGTITQEEFASIIFGDEGQAYQMMDVSQFLADEKVIPQLQDRLRDYLEVRA